GGCCTTGAGTTCCAGGGCCAGCTGCCGGTAAATGCCCGCCGCCGCCTCGCCGCCCTGGCCCATAAAGCCCAGCCAGAGGAAGTCCAGGGCCTGCTGTCCGGGCAGGGGGCTGGGATCGGACCGGCGATACCGGTTGGCCTCCATCAGCCAGCTCCGGGCCTGGTTGGACAGATCCAGGGCCCGCGCCAGGCCCTCGGGGTGAAACTTCCTGCCGGTCACCTCCGCCAGCCATCGGGATAGTTCCCGGAGTTGCCCGGCCACGTAGGCCCGGGCCTCGGAAGAGAACTCGGCGGGCACGTCTATGATCCGGACCGGAACCCCGTAAAGCCGACCCAGGTTGTGGAACAGCCGGGGTGCGCCGTCGCACAGGTGAGTGCTGGCTACCAGGGCGACCGGGCGCGGCCACCAGTCCAGTAAGGCCCCGCCCATTACCGTACGATGAAAGGAACAGAGGTCCGAGCTATACCAGGATGCTTCGGCCGCAGAGAGGAGACGGGGCGCGAGTCCCATGCCGGTGACCAGGGCGGCTATTACCTCTACCGCCAGGGGCATGATCCCCATACCGTAGATCAGTTCGGTGGGAACGAAGGCCGTGGTCCACACCACGGGCCGCTCCCCCCGGTACCAGGCGCGCACCTGGTCGGCTCCCGTCAGGGCCAGGCTGCATAGAGCCCGGCACCCGTACCGCCGTCGTTTCAGGTAGAGCTTCGCCAGCCAGTACGGCCAGCGGCCGGCCAGAAGCCGGCGCCAGGTATCCCTCATGCTCCCTACCCCCGCCGACTGCCCAGCGCCTCAACAAACGCCTGAACCCGCGTGCCCATCTGGCCGGTGTCGTTGGAGCAGTACTCGCCCTCCAGCCGCAGGCACGGCATTCCCGCCGCCTGCAAACGGCTGCGCACCAACGGAAAGGCATAGTGATGGTAGTCGCAGAACTTGAGACCGAAATAGATAACGCCTCCGGCCCGGTACTCTTCCACCAGCTCCACCAGCCGCCGCCACCGCCTGTCCCCCTCCACCATGCGGGGACAGGGGGATCGATTCAAGTAATGCCAAGCCAGAAACAGGAAGGGATCAAAAGCCGCTCCGGGCTCCGGCATGCCGCCCGGCTCCAGGTAGCGGCCGCAGGTGCACAGGTCGTCCGCCACCACGGTCACGCCCTGTCCTTCCAGAGCGGCCATGAACTCCGGGGGAGCGGCACTGCCGGTGACCACGCACCGTATCTCTTCCTCCGGGGAAGCCGGCGCATCGCCGAGACCGGGCAGGGGACTTCCGGCGACCGCACGGCCTTTCCCGGCCGCTTCCTCCCAGAAGGGCAGTTGATCGGCCAGCCAAAGGGCAAAGTCCCTCTTGGCCGACCGGGCCGCCAGGGCCATGATTTCCGCCGCCTGTGCCCCGGTGAGCGGCGCCGGCCGGCGGCGCCTCAATCTCCTCAGCCGCTCCACCAGGGACCGAACCCGGGCGTAGACACCGATGGTCTCGATCAGGTCCGCCTCCGAGGCCCTGACGCGGAAGTGGGCGGTTATGGCCTGCCAGAGACGCCGGAGTCCTTCCGCGTAATATGTAACCGCCTCTTCGCCGCCCTGGCGGGGAACGTGCAGCAGATATACGAAGTCTCCCGGTCTTGCCCGCCGCCAGAAATTGTACAGGTGGAGCATGGCCTGGCAGGAATTGACTATTATTACTCCGGCCCGGTGGTACCCCTCCTCGGACAAGGCCGCCTCGGCCAGCGAACGGGCGTAGGAACAGAAGTCCGGCGGCAGCCAGGCAGCCGCACTCCTGGGGCGATGGGGCAGGAGTGCCAGCCGGTACGGCGTCAGACCTGCCGCCTCGATAATCTCCTCCGGCGTATACCCGCAGCACCAGGCCAGGCGGGGCCGATCCTGCGCCTCCGGCAGATCAAGCGCCGGCATCCCGCCTCAGGTCCTCCACCTTATCCAGCCGCTCCCAGGGCAGGTCGAGGTCCGGGCGGCCGAAGTGACCGTAAGCTGCCACCTGCCGGTAAATGGGCCGCCTCAGGTTCAGGTCACGGATGATGGCGCCGGGCCGCAGGTCGAAGTGCTCCTGAGCCAGCCGGGCCAGTTCTTCGTCGTCCAGGCGGCCGGTACCGAAGGTATCCACGTTGACCGCTACCGGTCGGGCCACCCCGATGGCGTAGGCCAGCTGTACCTCGCAGCGCTCCGCCAGGCCGGCGGCTACCAGGTTCTTGGCCACGTAGCGGGCGGCGTAGGAAGCGGACCGGTCGACCTTGGTGGGATCCTTACCCGAGAAGGATCCGCCGCCGTGCCGGGCCATCCCTCCGTAGGTATCGACGATTATCTTCCTGCCGGTGAGGCCGGTATCGCCTTGCGGTCCGCCCACAACGAACCGGCCCGTAGGGTTGATGTAGAACCGGGTACGCGCGTCGATCAGGTGCGGGGGAATGACCTTCCGGATTACCTTCTCCATTACCTCTTCCTTGAGGGTATCCATGTCTATGTCCGGCCGGTGCTGGGTGCTCACCACCACTGCTTCTACCCTTACCGGACGCCCGTTATCGTACTCCACCGTGACCTGGGACTTGCCGTCCGGTCTCAGGTAGGGTATCTCCCGGCTCTTGCGCACCTCCGCCAGCCGGCGGACCAGGGCGTGGGCCAGGGATATGGGCAAGGGCATGAATTCCGGCGTCTCGGTGGTGGCGTAGCCGAACATCATGCCCTGGTCTCCGGCCCCCAGGGTTTCAACCTCGTCCAGTTCGCCCTGGGCCTGGCGCGCTTCCAGAGCCCGGTTAACGCCGAGGGCAATGTCCGGCGACTGCTCGTCGATGGCGGTAAGCACGGCGCAGGTGTCGCCGTCAAAGCCGAACTTGGCCCGCGTGTAGCCGATCTCACGGATGGTTTCCCTGACCACCCGGGGAATGTCCACGTAGCAATTGGTGGTTATCTCTCCTGCGACCAAGACCAGGCCGGTGGTAACCGTGGTCTCGCAGGCAACGCGGGCAAAAGGATCCTGAGCCAGCAAGGCATCCAGAATGGCGTCGGAGATCTGATCGGCCATCTTGTCCGGATGGCCCTCGGTCACTGATTCCGAAGTGAAGAACTTGCCCGCCAATTGCCCTCACTCCTTATCGGTTGTTAGCAGCTCCTCGACGGCGTCCCACAGCCGCCGCGCCACTTCCATCTTGCTCATGAGCGGCAGTTCCCGTACCCGACCGTCGCGGAAGATCAGGGTCACTATATTGGTGTCCACTTCAAATCCCGCCCCGGCCCGGGAAAGGTCGTTCAGGACGATCAGATCGAGGTTCTTGGCCTGGAGCTTATCCCGGGCATGGCGGAGCGGATCGTCGGTCTCGGCGGCAAAACCTACCAGGACTTGGTGCTGAGGCTTTACCCGCCCCAATTCCGCCAGGATGTCCGGAGTGCGCTCCAGTTCCATGACCAAAGTCTCCGCCTCCCCCTTCTTGATCTTGCCGGGGACCTTGGCCTTCGGGCGGAAATCCGCCACCGCCGCCGCCTTCACCACCACGCGGGCCTCGGCGGCGT
The nucleotide sequence above comes from Clostridia bacterium. Encoded proteins:
- a CDS encoding 2-hydroxyacyl-CoA dehydratase family protein, which encodes MRDTWRRLLAGRWPYWLAKLYLKRRRYGCRALCSLALTGADQVRAWYRGERPVVWTTAFVPTELIYGMGIMPLAVEVIAALVTGMGLAPRLLSAAEASWYSSDLCSFHRTVMGGALLDWWPRPVALVASTHLCDGAPRLFHNLGRLYGVPVRIIDVPAEFSSEARAYVAGQLRELSRWLAEVTGRKFHPEGLARALDLSNQARSWLMEANRYRRSDPSPLPGQQALDFLWLGFMGQGGEAAAGIYRQLALELKARAEASGTGPSDRHRLLWLHLKPYYRTELWDLLSEHGAVVAFEEFSHVYWPELAPDSPWTGLAQKMLSHFSLGPVERRIEVIRQLVRDYGCTAVVQYGHWGCRQSNGSTGILKEALEKDGVPYLWLPGDCVDARTYAVGQTLTRLAAFLEMLEARRPPGGGAHRGERNGSGSRD
- a CDS encoding 2-hydroxyacyl-CoA dehydratase family protein — translated: MPALDLPEAQDRPRLAWCCGYTPEEIIEAAGLTPYRLALLPHRPRSAAAWLPPDFCSYARSLAEAALSEEGYHRAGVIIVNSCQAMLHLYNFWRRARPGDFVYLLHVPRQGGEEAVTYYAEGLRRLWQAITAHFRVRASEADLIETIGVYARVRSLVERLRRLRRRRPAPLTGAQAAEIMALAARSAKRDFALWLADQLPFWEEAAGKGRAVAGSPLPGLGDAPASPEEEIRCVVTGSAAPPEFMAALEGQGVTVVADDLCTCGRYLEPGGMPEPGAAFDPFLFLAWHYLNRSPCPRMVEGDRRWRRLVELVEEYRAGGVIYFGLKFCDYHHYAFPLVRSRLQAAGMPCLRLEGEYCSNDTGQMGTRVQAFVEALGSRRG
- the metK gene encoding methionine adenosyltransferase, with the protein product MAGKFFTSESVTEGHPDKMADQISDAILDALLAQDPFARVACETTVTTGLVLVAGEITTNCYVDIPRVVRETIREIGYTRAKFGFDGDTCAVLTAIDEQSPDIALGVNRALEARQAQGELDEVETLGAGDQGMMFGYATTETPEFMPLPISLAHALVRRLAEVRKSREIPYLRPDGKSQVTVEYDNGRPVRVEAVVVSTQHRPDIDMDTLKEEVMEKVIRKVIPPHLIDARTRFYINPTGRFVVGGPQGDTGLTGRKIIVDTYGGMARHGGGSFSGKDPTKVDRSASYAARYVAKNLVAAGLAERCEVQLAYAIGVARPVAVNVDTFGTGRLDDEELARLAQEHFDLRPGAIIRDLNLRRPIYRQVAAYGHFGRPDLDLPWERLDKVEDLRRDAGA